TCCGCTGGTAACGCCGCTGCTCGCGGTGGCCGAGATCATCACGCCACCGACCGTCGCCAGCGTGCCGGGTGTCAAACCGTGGGTAATGGGTATCGCCAATATGCGCGGCACCTTGCTGCCCATCATGCAAATCCAGCGAAACGCTGCTCACGGGTGTCGCCGGCGTAATGCTGGACGCGGAACTCGAAATAAATGCCCTGGCCGCGACGCTCGATCCTCCGGTCAGGCACGCCAGCGGTGCGAACGATGTCGCCGGGCTTCCAGAAGATACCGCGGCCGAGGCCGAACATCACCGTCTGCTGCGCACGGTCAGTGCGGAGGCGCTCAAAGATCTGGAGCGGGTCAAGGACGCCATCGCGACGTTTATCGGCGCGCCGGAGGACAGGACGCCGATCGCGGATGTGATCGCGCAACTAAATTGCATCATGGGTGTTACGAGCATGGCGCGAGTCGCCGTCGCGCCGGGGCTGCTCGCGTCCATCTCCGCATATGTGTCCACACGCCTGCTGGCGGGGCCGGGCCTGCCCGATAACGACGAACTCGCAATGCTGGCGGACGCGATTGCCAGCGTGGAATATCTGCTGGAGTCAGTCGGCAAGGCGGGCGCCCCGACGTACGCCTTGCTCGAACAGGCATGTGCCAGTGCCGCCAGGCTGGGCTTTCCGCTGGACGTGCACGAGGCGGATGACGCCCCTTTAGCGCCCGCGAGCGCGCCGGGCTGGACCGGGATCAACTCGGCGTGCGCCGCGCTCGCCATCGGCGCAACAGACAGTACGCCGCCGCCCACGCCAGCCGGCGTGCCGGATGAATCCCTCGGCGCGGCGCTGGAGCGCCCGCCCGTGGAGAAACCCGTTGATGCCGCAGCCAGCGTAGAGCCGAAGTCAAGCGCAGTGCCCGCCAGGAATGCGCCTGCGCTTGTGCCCCTGACGGGTGAAGCAGACGACGAAATCCTCGAAATCTTTATCGAGGAGGCCCAGGAGCAACTTGAAACGATCAGCGCTCTGCTGCCGAAATGGCGCGCGCAAAGCACTGATCGGGCGTCGCTCAGCACCTTGCGCCGCTCCTTCCATACGCTCAAGGGCAGCGGCCGACTGGTGGGCGCTTTGTTGCTGGGCGAATTTGCCGGGTCGTTCGAAACGCTGCTCGCTCGCGTCATCGAAGGGGAGGCGCCGGCGGCCGTTCACGTTCACCAGATTCTGGAGCAGGCAGCCGACGCGCTGGCCGAGCTGGTCGCGCAGATCAGGGATCAGGCCCCCTTGCGCATGGACGTCATTGCGCTGATGGATACGGCGCACACCATGAGCGAGCCGGGCTATCAGCCAGCCGGCGCGATGCCGCAAGAGAACATACCGGTGACTGGCGACGCCATTGCACAACCCGGCCGGTCCGCGTCAGACGTAGCCGCGGCTGGCGCGTCGCTGGTCGATATGCCGGAGGCGCTGGCGTCCCAACATGCCGACATCGAGGGCAAGGCGCCAGTGCCCGATCACGTGCGCGAATCAGATGCCGATCTGCCGTTGCCGGAGATTGTGCTCGATGACGATACGTTCGCGCTCAGCGATGCTCGCGGAGACATAGAGCAGTCGCTCGACAGCTTCTGGGTCGATGCCTACCCCGCGGAAATTGCGCAAGCCGATCGACCGCCGTTGTTCGACGCACCATCCAATACCGTGCTGCCAGCGGCGCCGCTGGTCGGCATCGGACGGGATATGCCCGCCGACGCGCTGCTACTCGATATCTTTCTCAACGAGGCGCGCCAGCATGTCGCGACTCTGGAAGCCGGTTTGTGCGCCGATACCGCGGCACACCCTGACCTGCTGCCCGTAACCGAGGTCTGGCTGCGTGCCCTGC
The sequence above is a segment of the Gammaproteobacteria bacterium genome. Coding sequences within it:
- a CDS encoding Hpt domain-containing protein — encoded protein: MARVAVAPGLLASISAYVSTRLLAGPGLPDNDELAMLADAIASVEYLLESVGKAGAPTYALLEQACASAARLGFPLDVHEADDAPLAPASAPGWTGINSACAALAIGATDSTPPPTPAGVPDESLGAALERPPVEKPVDAAASVEPKSSAVPARNAPALVPLTGEADDEILEIFIEEAQEQLETISALLPKWRAQSTDRASLSTLRRSFHTLKGSGRLVGALLLGEFAGSFETLLARVIEGEAPAAVHVHQILEQAADALAELVAQIRDQAPLRMDVIALMDTAHTMSEPGYQPAGAMPQENIPVTGDAIAQPGRSASDVAAAGASLVDMPEALASQHADIEGKAPVPDHVRESDADLPLPEIVLDDDTFALSDARGDIEQSLDSFWVDAYPAEIAQADRPPLFDAPSNTVLPAAPLVGIGRDMPADALLLDIFLNEARQHVATLEAGLCADTAAHPDLLPVTEVWLRALHTLNGSSLTARVPKIAPLCAPLERYVTLRRRGFAHTRARHRAF
- a CDS encoding chemotaxis protein CheW: PLVTPLLAVAEIITPPTVASVPGVKPWVMGIANMRGTLLPIMQIQRNAAHGCRRRNAGRGTRNKCPGRDARSSGQARQRCERCRRASRRYRGRGRTSPSAAHGQCGGAQRSGAGQGRHRDVYRRAGGQDADRGCDRATKLHHGCYEHGASRRRAGAARVHLRICVHTPAGGAGPAR